Proteins from one Planctomyces sp. SH-PL62 genomic window:
- a CDS encoding response regulator transcription factor, with the protein MGIRILVVEDDELIAGSVVRGLREEGFSVEHEADGEAAWHAIQAGGWDAVVLDWWLPSQDGLSILRRLRARDRDTPVLFLTARDSVPDRVKGLNGGADDYLCKPFAFDELLARVHALIRRGEGRGGTRLGHADVEIDLATQRVSRAGKGIDLTAKEYALLVYFVRNPEQVLSRTRIYEHVWDERYDGLSNTLEVHVFELRRKLEAHGDRLIHTLRGRGYSFGSPPGSAPGAGE; encoded by the coding sequence ATGGGCATACGCATCCTGGTGGTCGAGGACGACGAGTTGATCGCGGGCTCGGTGGTCCGCGGCCTCCGTGAAGAGGGGTTCAGCGTCGAGCACGAGGCCGACGGCGAGGCCGCGTGGCACGCGATCCAGGCGGGGGGGTGGGACGCGGTGGTCCTCGACTGGTGGCTGCCGTCGCAGGACGGCCTGTCCATCCTCCGCCGGCTCCGCGCGCGCGACCGCGATACGCCCGTGCTGTTCTTGACCGCCCGCGACTCGGTTCCGGACCGGGTCAAGGGGCTCAACGGCGGGGCCGACGACTACCTGTGCAAGCCCTTCGCCTTCGACGAGCTGCTGGCGCGGGTGCACGCCCTGATCCGTCGCGGCGAGGGGAGAGGGGGAACGCGCCTGGGCCATGCCGACGTCGAGATCGACCTCGCCACCCAGCGGGTCTCGCGGGCCGGCAAGGGGATCGACCTGACGGCCAAGGAGTACGCCCTGCTCGTCTACTTCGTGCGGAACCCCGAGCAGGTCCTCTCGCGGACGAGAATCTATGAGCACGTCTGGGACGAGCGGTACGACGGCCTCTCGAACACGCTGGAGGTCCACGTCTTCGAGCTTCGCCGCAAGCTGGAGGCCCACGGCGATCGGCTGATCCACACGCTCCGGGGCCGGGGCTACTCGTTCGGGAGTCCCCCTGGATCGGCGCCGGGGGCCGGCGAATGA
- a CDS encoding ThuA domain-containing protein translates to MSRNLNRRELLLAGAGAAWLGAGVLSRSVGATARAPKKVLFFTKSSGFPHSVVTRQDGTPAHAEKILTEIGKEHGFEVVASKDGRLFEPDKIGEWDGFVFYTTGDLTTPGTDKSPPLSADGEKALYDAIRKGKGFIGMHSATDTFGHHGARNKGAEDPFIQMIGGEFVSHGPQQVATLEVVDPKFPGLADGFGKASSFQINDEWYALKNQPDDLHVILVQKTEGMDGHMYNRPDFPATWARKYGDGRVFYTSMGHREDVWTNPNYQSLLLGALAWSTGLADADVAPNIKQVTPGYDKLTR, encoded by the coding sequence ATGTCCCGAAACCTGAACCGCCGCGAACTGCTCCTGGCCGGCGCCGGCGCCGCCTGGCTGGGCGCGGGCGTCCTCTCGCGGTCCGTCGGGGCGACGGCCCGGGCCCCCAAGAAGGTCCTCTTCTTCACCAAGAGTTCGGGCTTCCCGCACTCGGTCGTCACCCGGCAGGACGGCACCCCGGCGCACGCCGAGAAGATCCTGACCGAGATCGGCAAGGAGCACGGCTTCGAGGTCGTCGCCTCCAAGGACGGCCGCCTCTTCGAGCCCGACAAGATCGGCGAGTGGGACGGCTTCGTCTTCTACACCACCGGCGACCTCACCACCCCCGGGACCGACAAGTCCCCCCCGCTCTCGGCCGACGGCGAGAAGGCCCTCTACGACGCCATCCGCAAGGGCAAGGGCTTCATCGGCATGCACAGCGCCACCGACACCTTCGGCCACCACGGGGCGAGGAACAAGGGGGCCGAGGATCCGTTCATCCAGATGATCGGCGGCGAGTTCGTCTCGCACGGCCCCCAGCAGGTCGCGACCCTGGAAGTCGTCGACCCCAAGTTCCCCGGCCTGGCCGACGGCTTCGGCAAGGCGTCTTCGTTCCAGATCAACGACGAGTGGTACGCCCTCAAGAACCAGCCCGACGACCTGCACGTGATCCTCGTGCAGAAGACCGAGGGCATGGACGGCCACATGTACAACCGCCCCGATTTCCCGGCCACCTGGGCCCGCAAGTACGGTGACGGCCGCGTCTTCTACACCTCGATGGGCCACCGCGAGGACGTCTGGACCAACCCCAACTACCAGTCCCTCCTCCTCGGCGCCCTCGCCTGGTCCACCGGCCTCGCCGACGCCGACGTCGCCCCCAACATCAAGCAGGTCACCCCCGGCTACGACAAGCTGACGCGGTGA
- a CDS encoding ATP-binding protein has translation MERNRHNAPQGSAPEPRPGSGPGSWDAAVASRRAALESLGSTLLDASGSAPVLLLTGEAGAGKTWVRGRLVERLPEGWRAAVVEVSPTLDAVDFLTLAAARLGAAPAADRPATLRLAVAEALEDDADEGRAWLLVVEHAQHAAPEVWAEIEALCDGLGASGGFAAVVLVGRTELARRLASRSLRAFATRLTRHAHLPPLDVEEAARLLVGVDEHEVERLHRDAAGNARRLLALAGDRSARRSAVPTTPREAPPRPSPAPRPRPRRRPWPPRPGRAARGSRRRSRRLEPAVGPARGRRGPAGGRIAARPGSLAPQPAPAPRRGRPDRGGLGRQPGSRGVRRVRDLGRAPPADGELVEDHYAALQAWSEWARNRDQLTRGAEPATDDGDDEEAEVEIESRTEPVEELAAVEADADARDENEVDAEEDEEPLMTGDLRAELRHEHAPYSQLFTKLRQSS, from the coding sequence ATGGAGCGGAATCGGCACAACGCCCCGCAGGGAAGCGCCCCGGAACCTCGGCCCGGCTCGGGCCCCGGCTCATGGGACGCCGCCGTCGCCAGCCGTCGCGCGGCCCTCGAATCGCTCGGCTCGACCCTCCTGGACGCCTCGGGCTCCGCCCCGGTCCTGCTGCTCACCGGAGAAGCCGGCGCGGGCAAGACCTGGGTCCGGGGGCGGCTCGTCGAGCGGCTCCCCGAAGGCTGGCGGGCCGCCGTGGTCGAGGTTTCCCCGACGCTCGACGCGGTCGATTTCCTGACGCTCGCGGCCGCCAGGCTCGGCGCGGCCCCCGCCGCCGACCGACCGGCCACGCTCCGGCTGGCCGTCGCCGAGGCCCTGGAGGACGACGCCGACGAAGGACGGGCCTGGCTGCTGGTCGTCGAGCACGCGCAGCACGCCGCGCCCGAGGTCTGGGCCGAGATCGAGGCCCTGTGCGACGGCCTCGGCGCGTCGGGGGGATTCGCGGCCGTCGTCCTCGTCGGTCGGACCGAGCTGGCGCGCCGGCTGGCCTCGCGGTCGCTCCGGGCCTTCGCCACTCGGCTGACGAGGCACGCCCACCTCCCCCCGCTGGACGTGGAGGAGGCGGCCCGGCTCCTGGTCGGCGTCGACGAGCACGAAGTGGAGCGGCTGCATCGCGACGCGGCCGGGAACGCGCGTCGGCTGCTGGCCCTGGCCGGCGATCGATCCGCGCGGCGATCCGCCGTCCCGACGACGCCTCGCGAGGCCCCTCCCCGGCCCTCCCCCGCGCCGAGGCCCCGCCCCCGACGCCGGCCCTGGCCCCCGCGCCCCGGTCGAGCGGCCCGTGGAAGTCGCCGCCGATCCCGTCGTCTGGAGCCGGCCGTCGGCCCGGCGCGAGGTCGTCGAGGCCCCGCCGGAGGTCGAATCGCGGCCCGTCCAGGCTCCCTTGCTCCCCAGCCGGCCCCCGCTCCGCGTCGAGGACGGCCTGATCGAGGTGGGCTGGGGCGGCAGCCTGGAAGCCGAGGAGTCCGCCGCGTTCGAGACCTCGGCCGAGCCCCCCCGGCCGACGGTGAACTCGTCGAGGACCACTACGCCGCCCTCCAGGCCTGGTCCGAATGGGCGCGCAACCGCGACCAACTGACCCGAGGAGCCGAGCCCGCGACCGACGACGGCGATGACGAGGAGGCCGAAGTCGAAATCGAGAGCCGGACGGAACCCGTCGAGGAACTCGCGGCCGTCGAGGCCGACGCCGACGCTCGGGATGAGAACGAGGTCGACGCCGAGGAGGACGAGGAGCCGCTGATGACCGGCGACCTTCGCGCCGAGCTCCGGCACGAGCACGCCCCGTACAGCCAGCTATTCACCAAGCTCCGGCAATCGAGCTGA
- a CDS encoding acetyl-CoA carboxylase carboxyltransferase subunit alpha, whose amino-acid sequence MRSAHEQRLPFEAPIYEMEQRLGDMEAQYAKNRAGGDNSKIGEQIRRLRRELAALKREIYSQLDPWQTVQVSRHPQRPQTRDYIDLIFDQFLELHGDRAIGDDQAIVTGLGYLDDMKVMFIGHQKGKNLAERTACHFGCAHPEGYRKALLKMRFAEKFGLPIVTFIDTPGAYPGISAEERGQAAIIAENLMEMSGVATPIVCVVIGEGGSGGALGIGIGDHLGMLEHTYYSVISPEGCATILWKGAEHAPKAAAALKFTSRDLLRFGIVDEIVPEPLGGAHRDHPEMSTSLKQFLLRNLRRLATVPKDELLDRRYAKYRKIGVFLEETPDQIAVDSQLNGHAPSAL is encoded by the coding sequence ATGCGCAGCGCCCACGAACAGCGACTCCCCTTCGAGGCCCCCATCTACGAGATGGAGCAGCGGCTCGGCGACATGGAGGCGCAGTACGCCAAGAACCGCGCCGGCGGCGACAACTCGAAGATCGGCGAGCAGATCCGTCGCCTCCGCCGCGAGTTGGCGGCCCTCAAGCGCGAGATCTACTCCCAGCTCGACCCCTGGCAGACGGTGCAGGTCTCGCGGCACCCCCAGAGGCCCCAGACCCGCGACTACATCGACCTCATCTTCGACCAGTTCCTGGAACTCCACGGCGACCGCGCCATCGGCGACGACCAGGCCATCGTCACCGGGTTGGGCTACCTCGACGATATGAAGGTGATGTTCATCGGCCACCAGAAGGGGAAGAACCTGGCCGAGCGGACCGCCTGCCACTTCGGCTGCGCCCACCCCGAGGGCTACCGCAAGGCGCTGTTGAAGATGCGGTTCGCCGAGAAGTTCGGCCTGCCGATCGTGACCTTCATCGACACCCCCGGCGCCTATCCGGGGATCTCGGCCGAGGAGCGCGGGCAGGCCGCGATCATCGCCGAGAACCTGATGGAGATGTCCGGCGTCGCCACCCCGATCGTCTGCGTCGTGATCGGCGAGGGGGGCTCCGGCGGCGCGCTCGGCATCGGCATCGGCGACCACCTGGGGATGCTGGAGCACACATACTACTCCGTCATCAGCCCCGAAGGCTGCGCCACGATCCTCTGGAAGGGGGCCGAACACGCCCCGAAGGCCGCCGCGGCCCTCAAGTTCACCAGCCGCGACCTGCTCCGCTTCGGCATCGTCGACGAGATCGTGCCGGAGCCCCTCGGCGGCGCCCACCGCGACCACCCCGAAATGTCCACCTCGCTCAAGCAGTTCCTCCTCCGCAACCTCCGCCGACTGGCCACCGTCCCCAAGGACGAGCTGCTCGACCGACGTTACGCCAAGTACCGCAAGATCGGCGTCTTTCTCGAAGAGACCCCCGATCAAATCGCCGTCGACTCCCAGCTCAACGGCCACGCCCCGTCGGCCCTCTGA
- a CDS encoding sensor histidine kinase: protein MSLANRLLMFFLGTLGVVLLGFSATMYALGWSYLHRRVDDHLVKSLTALESSVHVEADGLEWKPEERRITIGLDPSPEQVRWKVQDARGRVLDRSANWEAGPSPPVSEPGALAGAKADVTILEDSPVWRIGRRRLLLATMIRQGRGDQTPIPHDRDPDDDEYDEMILTAALVRAPVDASIARLGVALAVASTSTWLLCAALGGWLCRRALAPIARLAAAAREKAAADDQDGLPTPETGDELEELGRAFNALLERRREALERQRRFTGDASHQLRTPIAGVLSLVDVVRRRPRPSEDYEQALDQIRREALRLHRIVESLLFLARAESDAEPLREEPIDLAAWVPELLRSWEGRPRASDLQLTCESPSVWARAHPPLLAQAVENLVDNALKYSEAGSLVTVEVRREPGTAVLSVADRGCGLTADERISAFEPFYQSPRARLLGRGGVGLGLSVVQRIVRASHGSLGVESVPGAGSRFTIRLPEAETSRIDDFDPSLPNA from the coding sequence ATGAGCCTCGCCAATCGGCTGCTGATGTTCTTCCTGGGGACCCTCGGCGTCGTCTTGCTGGGGTTCTCGGCGACGATGTACGCGCTCGGTTGGTCGTATCTGCATCGCCGGGTCGACGACCACCTGGTGAAGTCGCTCACGGCGCTGGAGTCGTCGGTGCACGTCGAAGCCGACGGCCTGGAATGGAAGCCGGAGGAGCGGCGGATCACCATCGGGCTCGACCCGTCCCCGGAACAGGTCCGTTGGAAGGTCCAGGACGCGCGGGGCCGGGTCCTGGACCGCTCGGCGAACTGGGAGGCCGGGCCGTCGCCGCCGGTCTCCGAGCCCGGCGCGCTCGCCGGGGCGAAGGCCGACGTCACGATCCTGGAAGACTCCCCGGTCTGGCGGATCGGCCGTCGCCGGCTCCTCCTCGCGACCATGATCCGGCAGGGGCGCGGGGACCAGACGCCGATCCCCCACGACCGCGACCCAGACGACGACGAGTACGACGAGATGATCCTGACCGCGGCGCTCGTGCGGGCGCCGGTCGACGCGAGCATCGCCCGGCTGGGGGTGGCGCTCGCCGTCGCCTCGACGTCGACCTGGCTCCTCTGCGCCGCGCTGGGGGGGTGGCTCTGCCGTCGCGCCCTGGCCCCGATCGCGAGGTTGGCGGCGGCGGCCCGCGAGAAGGCGGCGGCCGACGACCAGGACGGCCTGCCGACCCCCGAGACGGGCGACGAGCTGGAGGAGCTCGGCCGGGCCTTCAACGCCCTCCTCGAACGTCGCCGAGAGGCGCTGGAGCGCCAGCGGCGGTTCACCGGCGACGCCTCGCACCAGCTTCGCACCCCGATCGCCGGCGTGCTGAGCCTCGTGGACGTGGTCCGTCGCCGCCCCCGCCCCTCCGAGGATTACGAGCAAGCCCTGGATCAGATCCGCCGCGAGGCCCTCCGCCTGCATCGGATCGTCGAGTCGCTCCTGTTCCTGGCCCGCGCCGAATCCGATGCGGAGCCGCTTCGCGAGGAGCCGATCGACCTGGCGGCCTGGGTCCCGGAGCTGCTCCGGAGCTGGGAAGGCCGGCCCCGGGCGTCGGACCTCCAGCTGACGTGCGAATCGCCGTCCGTCTGGGCCCGAGCCCACCCCCCGCTGCTGGCGCAGGCCGTCGAGAACCTGGTCGACAACGCCCTGAAATACAGCGAGGCCGGCTCCCTCGTCACGGTCGAGGTCCGCCGCGAGCCGGGGACCGCCGTGCTCTCGGTCGCGGATCGCGGCTGCGGCCTGACCGCCGACGAGCGAATCTCGGCGTTCGAGCCCTTCTACCAGTCCCCCCGCGCCCGACTGCTGGGCCGGGGCGGCGTCGGCCTGGGCCTCTCGGTCGTCCAGCGGATCGTCCGGGCCTCCCACGGCAGTCTCGGCGTGGAGAGCGTCCCCGGCGCGGGCTCCCGCTTCACCATCCGCCTGCCCGAGGCGGAAACCTCCCGGATCGACGATTTCGATCCTTCCCTCCCAAACGCCTGA
- a CDS encoding UTP--glucose-1-phosphate uridylyltransferase — translation MEMESKQELAERLGCHGQEHLLQFWDELDEAGRDLLAKEIASIDFDQLDRLIAGLVRGAVEEPEIPAERVHPIDVVRLPQTDGERTARRRATDAGEEALAAGEVGVVLVAGGSGTRLGFPGPKGTFPIGPVSSASLFQIHAEKLVALGSRYGKQPPLYVMTSPENHDATVEFFERNGRFGLDHVRFFIQGRMPAVDLKTGKILLAARDRLAMSPDGHGGTLAALAGPGDAGCEPSCLAEMGERGVQTLFYFQVDNPMVEIADPTFIGLHRQGQAEMSFKVVEKMTPDEKVGVVVLVDGRPQVIEYSDLPRSLAEKRGEEGQLAYWAGSIAIHAFERSFIERLVGGLRLPFHRAVKKVPYVLPTGETVQPAEPNAVKFEQFIFDALPAAERFVIVETDRAVEFEPLKNAVGPDSPATVHQRMSDLFGGWLEQAGVVVPRRPDGSVPFAIEISPLFALAAHDLRAKVEPGLVVERPLYLR, via the coding sequence ATGGAGATGGAGTCGAAGCAGGAACTGGCGGAGCGGCTGGGGTGCCACGGACAGGAGCATCTGCTGCAGTTCTGGGACGAGCTGGATGAGGCCGGGCGCGACCTCCTCGCCAAAGAAATTGCATCGATCGACTTCGACCAGCTCGACAGACTGATCGCCGGCCTGGTGCGCGGCGCCGTCGAGGAGCCGGAGATCCCGGCCGAGCGCGTCCATCCCATCGACGTCGTCCGCCTTCCCCAGACCGACGGCGAGCGGACGGCGCGTCGGCGGGCGACCGACGCCGGCGAGGAGGCGCTCGCCGCCGGCGAGGTGGGCGTCGTGCTGGTCGCGGGCGGTTCGGGCACGCGGCTGGGCTTCCCCGGCCCCAAGGGGACGTTCCCCATCGGCCCGGTCTCCTCCGCGAGCCTCTTCCAGATCCACGCCGAGAAGCTCGTCGCCCTGGGAAGCCGCTACGGCAAGCAGCCGCCGCTGTACGTGATGACCAGCCCCGAGAACCACGACGCGACCGTCGAGTTCTTCGAGCGGAACGGCCGGTTCGGCCTGGATCACGTCCGGTTCTTCATCCAGGGCCGGATGCCGGCCGTCGACCTGAAGACGGGCAAGATCCTGCTCGCCGCCCGCGACCGGCTCGCCATGAGCCCCGACGGCCACGGCGGCACCCTCGCGGCCCTGGCCGGGCCCGGCGACGCCGGGTGCGAGCCGAGCTGCCTCGCCGAGATGGGCGAACGGGGCGTGCAGACCCTGTTCTACTTCCAGGTCGACAACCCCATGGTCGAGATCGCCGACCCGACCTTCATCGGCCTCCATCGCCAGGGCCAGGCCGAGATGTCGTTCAAGGTCGTCGAGAAGATGACCCCCGACGAGAAGGTCGGCGTCGTCGTCCTGGTCGACGGCCGCCCCCAGGTCATCGAATACTCCGACCTGCCGCGTTCCCTCGCCGAGAAGCGCGGCGAGGAAGGCCAGCTCGCCTACTGGGCCGGCAGCATCGCCATCCACGCCTTCGAACGCTCGTTCATCGAGCGGTTGGTCGGGGGCCTGCGGCTGCCGTTCCACCGGGCCGTCAAGAAGGTCCCGTACGTCCTGCCGACCGGCGAGACGGTCCAGCCGGCCGAGCCCAACGCGGTCAAGTTCGAGCAGTTCATCTTCGACGCCCTGCCGGCCGCCGAGCGGTTCGTGATCGTCGAGACCGATCGGGCCGTCGAGTTCGAGCCCCTGAAGAACGCCGTCGGCCCGGACTCCCCGGCCACCGTCCACCAGCGGATGAGCGACCTGTTCGGCGGCTGGCTCGAACAGGCCGGCGTCGTCGTCCCCCGCCGCCCCGACGGCTCCGTCCCCTTCGCCATCGAGATCAGCCCGCTCTTCGCCCTTGCCGCCCACGACCTGAGGGCCAAGGTCGAGCCCGGTCTCGTCGTCGAACGCCCGCTCTATCTCCGCTGA
- a CDS encoding serine/threonine protein kinase produces MATSGGAASAEDRIGAYRVVRVIHAGVTSVVMEVVDETTHRRYVVKQLAASRCDDASERRKFAFEAKLGLELRHPNLIRVHEFVNDREQPYFVMEYFPGLNLKLPLSRPTVYPMPREHLHKIIRQAASGLAFMHEKGWVHRDVKPENILADRGGETRVIDYTIAMRTRTGLARLFAGKVPRQGTGTYMAPEQIRCESPAPTADIYSFGATCYELACGRPPFRAGSQQELLNKHLREKPLSLISRDDQITPEFNEAVLRMLQKRPEDRFASLQEFLAIFRNVRISRNDPDPRADNRDGPFA; encoded by the coding sequence TTGGCGACGAGCGGCGGCGCGGCCAGCGCGGAAGATCGAATCGGCGCCTATCGCGTCGTCCGGGTGATCCATGCGGGCGTCACCTCCGTCGTCATGGAGGTGGTCGACGAAACCACGCACCGGCGGTACGTCGTCAAGCAACTGGCGGCCTCACGCTGCGACGACGCCTCGGAACGCCGGAAGTTCGCCTTCGAGGCCAAGCTCGGCCTGGAGCTGCGGCACCCGAACCTGATCCGGGTCCACGAATTCGTCAACGACCGCGAGCAGCCCTACTTCGTGATGGAGTACTTCCCGGGGCTCAACCTCAAGCTCCCGCTCTCGCGGCCGACCGTATACCCGATGCCCAGGGAGCACCTGCACAAGATCATCCGCCAGGCGGCCTCGGGGCTGGCGTTCATGCACGAGAAGGGGTGGGTGCATCGCGACGTCAAGCCCGAGAACATCCTGGCCGACCGGGGGGGCGAGACCCGGGTGATCGACTACACGATCGCCATGCGGACCCGCACCGGGCTGGCCCGGCTGTTCGCCGGCAAGGTCCCCCGACAGGGGACCGGCACCTACATGGCCCCGGAGCAGATCCGCTGCGAGTCCCCCGCCCCCACGGCCGACATCTACAGCTTCGGCGCCACCTGCTACGAACTGGCCTGCGGCCGTCCGCCGTTCCGGGCCGGGTCCCAGCAGGAGCTGCTGAACAAGCACCTGCGGGAGAAGCCCCTCTCGCTGATCTCGCGAGACGACCAGATCACGCCCGAGTTCAACGAAGCCGTCCTGCGGATGCTCCAGAAGCGGCCCGAGGATCGGTTCGCCAGCCTCCAGGAGTTCCTGGCGATCTTCCGGAATGTCCGGATTTCCCGGAACGACCCCGACCCTCGCGCCGATAATCGGGACGGGCCCTTCGCCTGA